A window from Prosthecobacter sp. encodes these proteins:
- a CDS encoding thioredoxin domain-containing protein: protein MSDSGQSHKFTNALAKERSPYLLQHAHNPVNWLPWGDAAFAKAKAEDKPIFLSSGYSTCHWCHVMERESFENEEVAKLINDNFIPIKVDREERPDVDLTYMTYVQAASGHGGWPMSVFLTPELKPFYGGTYYPPENTPGRIGFKNLLNELHKVWTEDRKGIDERAARSVEKLQEHLDNENSAVTDISHETLVQKAYDDLSGSFDYHEGGFGGAPKFPRPTTLNLLMRIHRILAERKGEDRVSESQWAMEMTVKTLRGMANGGMRDHVGGGFHRYSVDAYWHIPHYEKMLYDQAQLLTAYVEGWQITQTAFFETIARNTVAYLKRDLRHKDGGFFSAEDADSLATADAAHKTEGAFYVWKAAEIDELLGKDDGNIFRYAYGARRDGNARPESDPHGELKGLNTLYRAVSFKKTAEFFKKTPEEVQVIIDKGLSTLFEARTKRPRPHLDDKIIAAWNGLAISGLARAGAAFGDAETTALATGAAQFIHDQLCTTPGKSLHRSWREGERGPKAFAIDYACLIHGLLDLYQASFDVKWLQWAVELQSEMDTLFLDTKNGGYYSVHTDMPNSVLRIKEDYDGAEPSPNSLAALNLVRLSALLAKDTWKQQAEKIFALFGSTLQSSPSSVPVMAIAFDLHHRGKQQIVLAGDKTAPEFQKLAQHLHRKFLPNAALLLADGGTGQQWLGQHNEAIAGMKPVSDKPAAYVCQNFTCQAPVTTVEELEKALGK, encoded by the coding sequence ATGAGTGATTCCGGCCAGTCCCACAAATTCACCAACGCCCTCGCCAAGGAGCGTTCGCCCTACCTGCTTCAGCACGCGCACAATCCCGTGAACTGGCTGCCGTGGGGCGATGCGGCCTTCGCGAAGGCCAAGGCCGAGGACAAGCCGATCTTCCTCTCGTCCGGCTACTCGACCTGCCACTGGTGCCACGTCATGGAACGCGAGTCGTTTGAGAACGAGGAAGTCGCCAAGCTCATCAACGACAACTTCATTCCCATCAAAGTCGATCGCGAGGAGCGGCCCGATGTCGATCTCACCTACATGACCTACGTTCAGGCGGCGAGCGGCCACGGCGGCTGGCCGATGAGTGTGTTCCTCACACCGGAGCTGAAACCGTTTTATGGCGGTACCTATTATCCGCCGGAGAACACGCCGGGCCGCATCGGGTTCAAGAATCTGCTCAACGAGCTGCACAAGGTGTGGACCGAAGATCGCAAAGGCATCGACGAACGTGCCGCGCGCTCGGTGGAGAAACTCCAGGAGCATCTCGACAACGAAAACAGCGCCGTCACCGACATCAGTCACGAGACGCTCGTGCAGAAGGCTTACGACGATCTCTCCGGCTCCTTCGATTACCATGAAGGCGGCTTCGGCGGCGCACCGAAGTTCCCACGGCCCACCACACTGAACCTGCTCATGCGCATTCATCGCATCCTCGCTGAGCGGAAGGGCGAAGACCGCGTCTCCGAGAGCCAGTGGGCCATGGAGATGACCGTCAAGACGCTGCGCGGCATGGCCAATGGCGGCATGCGCGACCACGTCGGCGGCGGCTTCCACCGCTACAGCGTCGATGCCTACTGGCACATCCCGCACTACGAAAAGATGCTCTACGATCAGGCGCAACTCCTCACCGCCTATGTCGAAGGCTGGCAGATCACGCAGACCGCGTTCTTTGAAACCATCGCCCGCAACACCGTCGCCTATCTCAAGCGCGACCTGCGCCACAAGGACGGCGGCTTCTTCTCCGCCGAAGACGCCGACAGCCTCGCCACCGCCGATGCCGCGCACAAAACCGAAGGCGCCTTCTACGTCTGGAAGGCCGCCGAAATCGACGAACTGCTCGGCAAAGACGACGGCAACATCTTCCGCTACGCCTACGGTGCCCGCCGCGATGGCAACGCACGCCCCGAAAGCGATCCACATGGCGAACTCAAAGGCCTCAACACCCTCTACCGCGCCGTCTCCTTCAAAAAGACCGCCGAGTTCTTCAAGAAGACCCCCGAAGAAGTTCAAGTCATCATCGACAAAGGCCTGAGCACGCTCTTTGAAGCCCGCACTAAACGTCCGCGCCCGCATCTTGATGACAAAATCATCGCCGCGTGGAACGGACTCGCCATCTCCGGCCTAGCTCGTGCCGGAGCCGCCTTTGGCGATGCCGAAACAACCGCACTCGCCACCGGAGCCGCACAGTTCATCCACGATCAGCTCTGCACCACACCCGGCAAAAGCCTGCACCGCTCCTGGCGCGAAGGCGAGCGCGGCCCCAAGGCCTTCGCCATCGACTACGCCTGCCTCATTCACGGCCTGCTCGATCTCTATCAGGCCTCCTTCGACGTGAAATGGCTCCAGTGGGCCGTCGAATTGCAAAGCGAGATGGACACCCTCTTCCTCGACACCAAAAACGGCGGCTACTACAGCGTCCACACCGACATGCCCAACAGCGTCCTCCGTATCAAGGAAGACTACGACGGCGCCGAGCCTTCACCAAACTCTCTCGCCGCCCTCAACCTCGTGCGCCTCAGCGCCCTGCTCGCCAAAGACACTTGGAAGCAGCAGGCCGAGAAAATCTTCGCCCTCTTCGGCTCCACGCTTCAGAGCAGCCCCTCCTCCGTGCCCGTCATGGCCATCGCCTTCGACCTGCACCATCGCGGCAAACAGCAAATCGTCCTCGCCGGCGACAAAACGGCCCCTGAGTTTCAAAAGCTCGCCCAACACCTCCATCGCAAGTTCCTTCCCAACGCCGCCCTCCTCCTCGCCGACGGCGGCACAGGTCAGCAGTGGCTCGGCCAGCACAACGAAGCCATTGCAGGCATGAAACCCGTCAGCGACAAACCCGCCGCCTACGTCTGCCAAAACTTCACCTGCCAAGCCCCCGTGACGACGGTGGAGGAATTGGAGAAGGCGTTGGGGAAATGA